From one Trueperaceae bacterium genomic stretch:
- a CDS encoding Crp/Fnr family transcriptional regulator, whose amino-acid sequence MLDTFEALDTPSGCEATGIVPSGLALPTRTLEPGQVLYEADRDAASLYIVNHGVLKAVVPTSLGRDRIADLYGPGDVLGLAALDGGKHAETVVAVHEACLTPIDPQQAMNDRGLRDYVLRSLARQLRRSREMLDEAEMPVGARVTRAFLRLAKQFGLPSDDQSGAIKLPLALTHEDLADLTGSSRVTITRILGELRNEGALSGTRGVYVADLEGLERATDEYVMQVL is encoded by the coding sequence ATGCTCGACACGTTCGAAGCTCTCGACACGCCGAGCGGTTGCGAAGCCACAGGCATCGTCCCGTCGGGACTCGCCCTGCCGACCCGCACCCTCGAGCCCGGTCAGGTCCTCTACGAGGCCGACCGCGACGCCGCCAGCCTCTACATCGTCAACCACGGCGTCCTGAAGGCCGTCGTGCCCACCAGCCTGGGCCGCGACCGCATCGCCGACCTCTACGGCCCCGGCGACGTCCTCGGCCTCGCCGCCCTCGACGGCGGCAAGCACGCCGAGACCGTGGTGGCCGTCCACGAGGCCTGCCTCACGCCCATCGACCCGCAGCAGGCCATGAACGACCGCGGCCTGCGCGACTACGTGCTGCGCAGCCTGGCGCGCCAGCTGCGGCGCAGCCGGGAGATGCTCGACGAGGCCGAGATGCCGGTCGGCGCCCGCGTCACCCGCGCCTTCCTGCGGCTCGCCAAGCAGTTCGGCCTGCCCTCCGACGACCAGAGCGGCGCCATCAAGCTGCCTCTGGCGCTCACCCACGAGGACCTCGCCGACCTCACCGGCTCGAGCCGCGTGACGATCACCCGCATCCTCGGCGAGCTGCGCAACGAGGGCGCCCTCTCCGGCACGCGCGGCGTCTACGTCGCCGACCTCGAGGGGCTCGAGCGCGCCACCGACGAGTACGTCATGCAGGTGCTCTGA
- a CDS encoding DUF1850 domain-containing protein: MGWRAPRRLQPGRAPPRLARLAVLLCAALVAGPARAAVPHLVVTTADGEVLADAPLPGDGRWRLEWRHSVAQVTVVDVFEYRDGVMLVVEELTPYLDVAGLGGFAGRGTMEQLPDGRYLLHGIDLPIPGNVHRFIIGSERAPSVLVVGERRYELSRMRPGEHARLEVMPR, translated from the coding sequence ATGGGGTGGCGCGCGCCGAGGCGGCTGCAGCCCGGGCGCGCGCCGCCCCGCCTCGCGCGGCTGGCCGTCCTGCTGTGCGCCGCGCTCGTCGCCGGACCGGCGCGGGCCGCCGTCCCCCACCTCGTCGTCACGACGGCCGACGGCGAGGTCCTGGCCGACGCTCCCCTGCCCGGCGACGGCAGGTGGCGCCTCGAGTGGCGCCACTCGGTGGCCCAGGTGACCGTCGTCGACGTCTTCGAGTACCGGGACGGCGTCATGCTCGTCGTCGAGGAGCTGACGCCGTACCTGGACGTCGCCGGCCTGGGCGGCTTCGCCGGCCGCGGGACCATGGAGCAGCTCCCCGACGGTAGGTACCTCCTCCACGGCATCGACCTACCCATTCCCGGCAACGTCCACCGGTTCATCATCGGCTCGGAGCGCGCGCCATCCGTGCTGGTCGTCGGCGAGCGGCGCTACGAGCTCAGCCGCATGAGGCCGGGCGAACACGCGCGACTGGAGGTGATGCCCAGGTGA
- a CDS encoding CoA transferase, translating to MLRGVKVLDLSRVLAGPYCTQLLADLGADVVKVESPRGDDTRAWGPPWLGDESGYYLSVNRGKRSLAVDLKDPRGAAAVRRLAASADVVVENFKVGDLARYGLDYAAVAAVNPRVVYVSITGFGQTGPRAKEPGYDGALQALSGVMAMTGEEGRPPVKLPVAFIDVLTGLHAAAGALAALRRVAETGEGAHLDVSLFDVALASAVNQAQGVLLTGQAPRRLGSAHPSIVPYQSFEASDGALVLAVGNDAQFGRLCGVLGVPELAADERFATNAARVAHRDEVVARIAGLVAGWRRDELVAACGAAGVPATPVLTLPESFADPQAAARGAVVSGTGRDGTSVPMVASPLWFARRPDGTDLGLRPPEGEAPAPPRLGEHSLEVLTRDAGLTEEEARRLVEDGVVVAS from the coding sequence ATGCTGAGGGGCGTGAAGGTCCTCGACCTCAGCCGGGTCCTAGCCGGTCCCTACTGCACGCAGCTCCTCGCCGACCTCGGCGCCGACGTCGTGAAGGTGGAGTCGCCGCGCGGCGACGACACGCGCGCCTGGGGCCCGCCGTGGCTGGGCGACGAGAGCGGCTACTACCTGTCGGTGAACCGCGGGAAGCGGAGCCTGGCCGTCGACCTCAAGGACCCGCGCGGCGCGGCGGCCGTGCGGCGGCTGGCCGCGTCCGCCGACGTCGTCGTCGAGAACTTCAAGGTCGGCGACCTCGCCCGCTACGGCCTCGACTACGCCGCGGTGGCCGCCGTCAACCCCAGGGTCGTCTACGTCTCGATCACGGGCTTCGGCCAGACCGGCCCGCGGGCCAAGGAGCCGGGCTACGACGGGGCGCTGCAGGCGCTCTCCGGCGTGATGGCCATGACGGGGGAGGAGGGCCGTCCGCCGGTGAAGCTGCCGGTGGCGTTCATCGACGTGCTCACGGGCCTGCACGCCGCCGCGGGTGCGCTGGCCGCGCTGCGCCGCGTCGCGGAGACGGGCGAGGGCGCGCACCTCGACGTCTCGCTCTTCGACGTGGCGCTGGCCAGCGCGGTCAATCAGGCGCAGGGCGTGCTGCTGACCGGCCAGGCGCCCAGGCGCCTCGGCAGCGCCCACCCGAGCATCGTGCCGTACCAGTCGTTCGAGGCGTCGGACGGCGCCCTGGTGCTGGCCGTGGGCAACGACGCCCAGTTCGGCCGGCTCTGCGGGGTGCTCGGCGTGCCCGAGCTGGCCGCGGACGAGCGGTTCGCGACGAACGCGGCGCGCGTGGCGCACCGCGACGAGGTCGTGGCGCGGATCGCGGGGCTGGTCGCGGGCTGGCGGCGCGACGAGCTCGTCGCGGCCTGCGGCGCCGCCGGCGTGCCGGCGACCCCGGTGCTGACGCTGCCGGAGTCGTTCGCCGACCCCCAGGCCGCGGCGCGCGGCGCGGTCGTCAGCGGCACGGGCCGCGACGGGACGTCCGTGCCGATGGTCGCGAGCCCGCTCTGGTTCGCCCGCCGGCCCGACGGCACGGACCTGGGTCTGCGCCCCCCGGAAGGCGAGGCCCCGGCGCCGCCGCGTCTGGGGGAGCACTCCCTGGAGGTGCTCACGCGCGACGCCGGCCTCACCGAGGAGGAGGCGCGCAGGCTGGTCGAGGACGGAGTGGTGGTAGCGAGCTAG
- a CDS encoding proline/glycine betaine ABC transporter permease, whose translation MSQVFGRTFPEWDVPLREWTNGAVDWLVAHYGHFFDAITNALLFALVRVERFLVWLPWWLVVLALGLLVWHAFGRRLLPAVVMAGLMMLVGTFGLWPELMTTLALMVVATVISIVVGIPVGILMGRNDAFRGVLKPVLDAMQTMPSFVYLIPVVMLFGLGNVAAIFATFVYAVPPVIRLTDLGIRLVDREVIEASRSFGATSRQTLFDVQLPLAVPNIMAGINQTIMMALAMVVIASMIGARGLGQEVLRGLQRGDVGLGLEAGLAIVILAIVMDRVTQGYSRRFQAGSRGP comes from the coding sequence ATGAGCCAGGTCTTCGGTAGGACCTTCCCGGAGTGGGACGTACCGCTCCGGGAATGGACCAACGGCGCGGTCGACTGGCTGGTCGCTCACTACGGCCACTTCTTCGACGCCATCACGAACGCGCTCCTCTTCGCGCTCGTCCGGGTCGAGCGGTTCCTCGTCTGGCTGCCGTGGTGGCTCGTCGTCCTGGCGCTGGGCCTGCTGGTGTGGCACGCCTTCGGGCGTCGTCTCCTGCCGGCGGTCGTCATGGCGGGCCTGATGATGCTCGTGGGCACGTTCGGCCTGTGGCCCGAGCTGATGACGACGCTCGCCCTCATGGTGGTCGCCACGGTGATATCCATCGTCGTCGGCATACCGGTCGGGATCCTGATGGGCAGGAACGACGCCTTCCGAGGCGTGCTGAAGCCGGTGCTGGACGCCATGCAGACGATGCCGAGCTTCGTCTACCTGATCCCCGTGGTCATGCTCTTCGGCCTCGGCAACGTGGCGGCCATCTTCGCGACGTTCGTGTACGCCGTTCCCCCCGTGATCCGGCTGACCGACCTCGGCATCCGCCTCGTCGACCGCGAGGTCATCGAGGCCTCGCGGTCCTTCGGCGCCACCAGCAGGCAGACGCTCTTCGACGTGCAGCTCCCTCTGGCGGTCCCTAACATCATGGCCGGGATCAACCAGACCATCATGATGGCGCTGGCCATGGTCGTCATCGCCTCGATGATCGGCGCGCGAGGGCTCGGTCAGGAAGTGCTACGAGGCTTGCAGCGGGGTGACGTGGGGCTGGGCCTGGAGGCCGGACTCGCCATCGTCATCTTGGCCATCGTGATGGACCGGGTCACGCAGGGGTACAGCCGTCGCTTCCAGGCCGGCAGTCGGGGGCCGTGA
- a CDS encoding TRAP transporter fused permease subunit, translating into MAAWVTVVVTLLAVALGAFQLYTAGFRPFNLFVQRGFHLMVVLIVTFLAFPLRKRERKALDWVVDLTLVAASAYIGLYLLLDLDGIIHRSGFFLRRDIVAGVVAVLVVLEAARRTIGWAITGVAVVALLYSMAGPRGALPWLGELLPGILSHRGYSFERIVGHLYLGQEGIFGLPLGVAATVVFTFILFGAFLESTGAGKSFMDMAYAIAGRQRGGPAKAAVIASGFMGSVSGSAIANVVTTGAFSIPLMKRLGYRPEEAGGVEAAASTGGQILPPVMGAGAFLMAEYTGVPYAEIVRISILPALMYFATVYLFVDLIALKRGMRGLPASQLPKVRDVVREGWYYLVPLGVLIYFLAVNVSPNRVGFIAVVSILAVSALRWVVRRLLLGRAGPAADAGGGVDVGEHAAAVEGAVAAAGALAVAPRQSAGRDALLGFRGFIDAFRVGALNAVPVSVACAVAGVVVGIITLTGLGLKFSALMLAFSGGHLLLAILLVILASLVLGMGLPVTASYIVLAVLAAPLLQNEFGIPLLIAHLVIFWYSQDSNVTPPVALAAFAGAGIARADPMRTAFQAWKMAKGLYLIPLFMIYNPELVYGGPTWYYVWTIVVGFVALAAFAAALEGYLFTRMAWYSRVLAAVGLVLIFYPSFAYEVVGMAVMTVVLGVNLARRRAELREGSAGAAAAP; encoded by the coding sequence ATGGCCGCGTGGGTCACGGTCGTCGTGACCCTGCTCGCCGTCGCCCTCGGGGCGTTCCAGCTCTACACGGCCGGCTTCAGGCCGTTCAACCTGTTCGTGCAGCGCGGCTTCCACCTGATGGTGGTGCTCATCGTCACCTTCCTGGCGTTCCCGCTCAGGAAGCGGGAGCGCAAGGCCCTCGACTGGGTCGTCGACCTGACCCTGGTGGCGGCCTCGGCGTACATCGGGCTGTACCTGCTCCTCGACCTCGACGGGATCATCCACCGCTCCGGCTTCTTCCTGCGGCGGGACATCGTCGCGGGCGTGGTCGCCGTGCTCGTGGTCCTGGAGGCCGCGCGCCGCACGATCGGCTGGGCGATAACCGGCGTGGCCGTCGTGGCCCTCCTCTACTCGATGGCCGGCCCGCGCGGCGCGCTGCCCTGGCTCGGCGAGCTGCTCCCCGGCATCCTGTCGCACCGCGGCTACTCGTTCGAGCGCATCGTGGGTCACCTCTACCTCGGCCAGGAGGGCATCTTCGGTCTCCCTCTCGGCGTGGCCGCCACCGTCGTGTTCACGTTCATCCTCTTCGGCGCCTTCCTCGAGTCGACGGGCGCCGGCAAGTCGTTCATGGACATGGCCTACGCGATCGCCGGCCGACAGCGCGGGGGGCCGGCGAAGGCGGCGGTGATCGCGTCCGGCTTCATGGGGTCGGTCTCGGGCAGCGCCATCGCCAACGTCGTGACCACCGGCGCGTTCTCGATCCCGCTGATGAAGCGCCTCGGCTACCGGCCCGAGGAGGCGGGCGGCGTCGAGGCCGCGGCGTCGACCGGCGGGCAGATCCTCCCGCCGGTGATGGGCGCCGGCGCCTTCCTCATGGCCGAGTACACGGGGGTCCCCTACGCCGAGATCGTGCGCATCTCGATCCTGCCCGCCCTCATGTACTTCGCGACCGTCTACCTGTTCGTCGACCTGATCGCACTGAAGCGCGGCATGCGCGGGCTCCCCGCCTCGCAGCTGCCCAAGGTCCGCGACGTGGTGCGCGAGGGCTGGTACTACCTGGTGCCGCTCGGCGTGCTGATCTACTTCCTGGCGGTCAACGTCTCGCCCAACCGCGTCGGCTTCATCGCCGTCGTCAGCATCCTGGCCGTGTCGGCGCTGCGGTGGGTGGTCAGGCGCCTGCTGCTGGGCCGTGCGGGGCCCGCGGCGGACGCGGGCGGCGGCGTGGACGTGGGAGAGCACGCGGCCGCCGTCGAGGGCGCCGTGGCGGCCGCCGGGGCGCTGGCCGTGGCGCCGCGCCAGAGCGCGGGACGGGACGCGCTGCTGGGCTTCCGCGGGTTCATCGACGCGTTCCGGGTGGGCGCCCTCAACGCCGTGCCGGTCAGCGTGGCCTGCGCGGTGGCCGGGGTGGTCGTGGGCATCATCACGCTCACCGGCCTGGGGCTGAAGTTCTCGGCCCTCATGCTCGCGTTCTCCGGCGGGCACCTGCTACTCGCCATCCTGCTGGTGATCCTCGCCAGCCTCGTGCTCGGCATGGGACTGCCCGTGACGGCCAGCTACATCGTCCTGGCCGTGCTGGCGGCGCCGCTGCTGCAGAACGAGTTCGGCATACCCCTGCTCATCGCGCACCTCGTGATCTTCTGGTACTCGCAGGACTCGAACGTCACCCCGCCGGTCGCGCTGGCGGCCTTCGCCGGCGCCGGCATCGCGCGAGCCGACCCCATGAGGACCGCGTTCCAGGCGTGGAAGATGGCCAAGGGCCTCTACCTGATCCCACTGTTCATGATCTACAACCCCGAGCTGGTCTACGGCGGACCCACCTGGTACTACGTCTGGACGATCGTGGTCGGCTTCGTGGCGCTGGCCGCGTTCGCGGCCGCCCTGGAGGGCTACCTGTTCACGCGCATGGCCTGGTACTCGCGCGTGCTGGCGGCCGTGGGGCTGGTCCTCATCTTCTACCCCTCGTTCGCCTACGAGGTCGTGGGCATGGCCGTCATGACCGTCGTGCTCGGCGTCAACCTCGCGAGGCGTCGGGCGGAGCTCCGGGAGGGCTCCGCCGGCGCCGCCGCCGCGCCATGA
- a CDS encoding glycerophosphodiester phosphodiesterase, with the protein MRLIRGLVAVVAVLAALYLVLAAIASPRPRAAYFRLFPQDAPAVLAHAGGALLWPDNTLVAFDGAARLGADVLELDVHETADGEFVVIHDDTVDRTTDGSGAVADLTMRELRELDAGYRWTPSGPRADADASGYAYRGRGVTLPTLGEVLSAFDDAAVNVEIKQEDPDVARRLCAYLRERDATTRVMVGSFHGRALAAFRSACPEVATSASQAEVAFFVALEKLRLSAVLTPPYDALQVPRTFSGITVVTPHFVAAAHARGLDAHVWTVNDQEAMRELVAMGVDGIITDRPDRALAVLGRDYDEALVPEFAAP; encoded by the coding sequence GTGCGTCTCATCCGGGGCCTCGTCGCCGTGGTGGCCGTGCTCGCCGCCCTCTACCTGGTGCTGGCGGCGATCGCCAGCCCACGACCGCGCGCCGCCTACTTCCGCCTGTTCCCCCAGGACGCGCCGGCCGTGCTGGCGCACGCCGGCGGCGCCCTGCTGTGGCCCGACAACACGCTCGTGGCCTTCGACGGCGCCGCCCGCCTCGGCGCCGACGTGCTGGAGCTGGACGTCCACGAGACGGCCGACGGCGAGTTCGTGGTGATCCACGACGACACCGTCGACAGGACCACGGACGGCTCCGGCGCGGTGGCCGACCTGACGATGCGCGAGCTGCGCGAGCTCGACGCCGGCTACCGCTGGACGCCGAGCGGCCCGCGCGCGGACGCGGACGCCTCCGGGTACGCCTACCGCGGCCGCGGCGTCACGCTGCCGACGCTCGGCGAGGTGCTGAGCGCGTTCGATGACGCCGCCGTGAACGTCGAGATCAAGCAGGAAGACCCCGACGTCGCCCGGCGCCTCTGCGCCTACCTGCGCGAGCGGGACGCCACGACCAGGGTGATGGTCGGCTCGTTCCACGGGCGAGCGCTGGCGGCGTTCAGGAGCGCCTGTCCCGAGGTCGCCACGTCGGCGTCGCAGGCCGAGGTGGCGTTCTTCGTGGCGCTCGAGAAGCTGCGTCTCTCAGCCGTGCTGACGCCGCCCTACGACGCGCTGCAGGTGCCGCGGACGTTCTCCGGCATCACCGTCGTGACCCCGCACTTCGTGGCGGCCGCCCACGCCCGCGGGCTCGACGCCCACGTGTGGACGGTCAACGACCAGGAGGCCATGAGGGAGCTCGTGGCGATGGGCGTCGACGGCATCATCACCGACAGGCCCGACCGCGCGCTGGCCGTCCTCGGCCGCGACTACGACGAGGCCCTCGTGCCCGAGTTCGCCGCACCCTGA
- a CDS encoding ABC transporter substrate-binding protein has product MTVTRHKVRAVVSSLAAAAVLLCGHAAAQERDCGGYSDAIIFGEQDWDSAQVNNAIARFILEEGFGCTTGIIPGSTVPMQQGLIRDDIDVLTEIWLDNPAEFLPEALESGEIVDMGVIFDDGQQGFFVPRYVIEGDPERGIEPMAPDLVTVQDIAKYAHLFQDPEQPDKGRFYNCIIGWVCEGINNAKLKAYGLDEYFNSFPPGTGVALASSMESAYLQGEPWFGYYWGPTWVLGKLDMVMLEEPEYTEECWDQLMANLEDPEQACAYPASVVHIGLSDAFAAAASDDILAFFENFELSSSLVSQALAYMKDNEALPEEAALHFLETHVDLWTQWVPQDVAERVQAALR; this is encoded by the coding sequence ATGACCGTGACACGTCACAAGGTCAGAGCCGTGGTCTCGTCTCTCGCGGCGGCCGCCGTGTTGCTCTGCGGCCACGCCGCTGCACAAGAGCGCGACTGCGGCGGATATTCCGACGCGATCATCTTCGGCGAGCAGGACTGGGACAGCGCCCAGGTGAACAACGCCATCGCCCGCTTCATCCTCGAGGAAGGCTTCGGGTGCACCACCGGCATCATCCCGGGCTCCACCGTGCCCATGCAGCAGGGCCTGATCCGCGATGACATAGACGTGCTCACCGAGATCTGGCTCGACAACCCGGCGGAGTTCCTCCCGGAGGCACTGGAATCCGGCGAGATCGTCGACATGGGCGTCATCTTCGACGACGGCCAGCAGGGCTTCTTCGTGCCTCGCTACGTGATCGAGGGCGACCCGGAACGTGGCATCGAGCCGATGGCTCCCGACCTGGTCACCGTGCAGGACATCGCCAAGTACGCGCACCTGTTCCAGGACCCGGAGCAGCCCGACAAGGGCCGCTTCTACAACTGCATCATCGGCTGGGTCTGCGAGGGCATAAACAACGCCAAGCTCAAGGCGTACGGCCTGGACGAGTACTTCAACAGCTTCCCCCCGGGCACCGGCGTCGCGCTGGCGAGCTCGATGGAGTCCGCCTACCTGCAGGGCGAGCCGTGGTTCGGGTACTACTGGGGACCGACCTGGGTGCTCGGGAAGCTCGACATGGTGATGCTCGAGGAGCCCGAGTACACCGAGGAGTGCTGGGACCAGCTGATGGCGAACCTCGAGGACCCCGAGCAGGCGTGCGCCTACCCGGCCTCGGTCGTCCACATCGGGCTCAGCGACGCGTTCGCCGCGGCCGCGAGTGACGACATCCTCGCGTTCTTCGAGAACTTCGAGCTGAGCAGCTCCCTCGTCAGCCAGGCGCTCGCGTACATGAAGGACAACGAGGCCCTTCCGGAGGAGGCCGCCCTGCACTTCCTGGAGACGCACGTGGACCTCTGGACGCAGTGGGTGCCCCAGGACGTCGCCGAGCGGGTGCAGGCCGCGCTGCGGTGA
- a CDS encoding TAXI family TRAP transporter solute-binding subunit, whose amino-acid sequence MRTVLRPFVVMAALGSGLAAAQTPLSIATGGTGGVYYPVGGGYAQIIDQYVEGYTATVEATNASVDNVAFISRGDADLALALADTVLAAYQGTGVFGPDGDLPQLSNLRAITVAYTNAVHIITRADSDIDSLQDLVGKRVSVGAPGSGTEVSANTILEAVGISYDDFAAVQRLGANETADALRDGAIDAGFWSGGVPTGAVLSLSETHDIRLVPVSDEEYEQIHAADPTLIRYTFPEGAYRGVGETASIGTPNLLIVAAEADEELVYEFTKALFEHIDVVRNIHPSANETVPEAALDSPIPLHPGAIRYYEEIGLTVPDSLKAD is encoded by the coding sequence ATGCGAACCGTCCTTCGGCCGTTCGTCGTCATGGCCGCGCTCGGCTCCGGCCTAGCGGCAGCGCAGACCCCCCTCTCGATCGCCACCGGCGGCACCGGCGGGGTCTACTACCCCGTCGGCGGCGGCTACGCGCAGATCATCGACCAGTACGTCGAGGGCTACACCGCCACCGTCGAGGCCACGAACGCGTCGGTCGACAACGTCGCGTTCATCTCCCGCGGCGACGCCGACCTCGCGCTGGCCCTGGCCGACACCGTGCTCGCGGCCTACCAGGGCACCGGCGTCTTCGGGCCCGACGGCGACCTGCCGCAGCTCTCCAACCTCAGGGCCATCACCGTCGCGTACACGAACGCCGTGCACATCATCACGCGCGCCGACTCGGACATCGACAGCCTGCAGGACCTGGTGGGCAAGCGCGTCTCCGTGGGCGCCCCCGGCTCCGGCACCGAGGTCTCGGCGAACACGATCCTCGAGGCCGTGGGCATCTCGTACGACGACTTCGCGGCGGTGCAGCGGCTGGGGGCGAACGAGACGGCCGACGCGCTGCGCGACGGCGCGATCGACGCCGGGTTCTGGTCCGGCGGCGTGCCCACAGGCGCCGTGCTGAGCCTGTCCGAGACCCACGACATCCGCCTCGTGCCCGTCAGCGACGAGGAGTACGAGCAGATCCACGCGGCCGACCCGACGCTGATCCGCTACACGTTCCCTGAGGGCGCCTACCGCGGCGTGGGCGAGACCGCCTCGATAGGCACCCCGAACCTGCTGATCGTGGCCGCGGAGGCCGACGAGGAGCTCGTCTACGAGTTCACCAAGGCGCTCTTCGAGCACATCGACGTCGTGAGGAACATCCACCCCTCGGCGAACGAGACGGTGCCGGAGGCGGCGCTCGACTCGCCGATCCCCCTCCACCCCGGTGCGATCCGCTACTACGAGGAGATCGGCCTGACCGTTCCGGACAGCCTCAAGGCCGACTGA
- a CDS encoding S24 family peptidase, which produces MNAVANRPLTPTQERVYARLLEHQRRTGRLPELSDLARSLGIHYVSLRQHLEALQRKGYLEFESRGRGRSPHLALPAQATGIPVLGDIPAGPFDAAVAHPEAYLPLPGLPDASFALRVRGDSMADLIQPGDVVLLSRRPPSREGEICAVRVGEEDATLKYVRRLPGGRVELRPHNPAYDTLQVPAEEVSLDGVYLGLLRGDAADALLEPA; this is translated from the coding sequence GTGAACGCAGTCGCGAACCGACCCCTGACGCCCACGCAGGAGCGCGTCTACGCGCGGCTGCTCGAGCACCAGCGCCGCACGGGCCGCCTACCGGAGCTGTCCGACCTGGCGCGGTCCCTCGGCATCCACTACGTCTCGCTGCGCCAGCACCTCGAGGCCCTGCAGCGCAAGGGCTACCTCGAGTTCGAGAGCCGCGGGCGCGGGCGCTCGCCCCACCTGGCGCTGCCCGCGCAGGCCACCGGCATCCCGGTGCTCGGCGACATCCCCGCCGGCCCGTTCGACGCCGCCGTGGCCCACCCCGAGGCCTACCTGCCGCTGCCCGGCCTGCCGGACGCGAGCTTCGCGCTGCGCGTGCGTGGCGACTCGATGGCCGACCTGATCCAGCCGGGCGACGTCGTGCTGCTCTCGCGGCGCCCGCCGTCCCGCGAGGGCGAGATCTGCGCCGTCCGCGTCGGCGAGGAGGACGCCACGCTCAAGTACGTGCGGCGCCTCCCCGGCGGCAGGGTCGAGCTGCGCCCGCACAACCCCGCGTACGACACGCTGCAGGTGCCCGCCGAGGAGGTCTCCCTCGACGGCGTCTACCTCGGCCTGCTGCGCGGCGACGCCGCCGACGCCCTGCTCGAGCCGGCCTAG
- a CDS encoding glycine betaine/L-proline ABC transporter ATP-binding protein codes for MSRPAAAGRPAKIVVEDLYKIFGRDALAVLDTVRAGASKDEVLRRTKHTVGLNGVSLTVHEGETFVVMGLSGSGKSTLVRCLNRLIEPTSGRILIDGEDITGLSRREMERVRREKMGMVFQHFALFPHRNVIDNVAYGLKVQGLDRDERHGRARRWIAAVGLSGYEQARPAALSGGMQQRVGLARALATDPEILLMDEAFSALDPLIRREMQDLLIRLQRRLSKTIVFITHDLDEALRLGDRVAILKDGEVVQVGTPVEILTRPADDYVRTFVQHVDRGRVLTAAAAMDPVEPVTLDTRPGQLLETLRARRWDHVFVVGDDGRYRGVATRDAVARGERVGSPDLRLVLSEEAPTVPEDTPLSELLALSADSRLPIAVLDDDKRLVGVLSHSALLSALAGDDAPLIEDPSGTTVDPDERTAPSPERAGAG; via the coding sequence ATGAGCCGGCCCGCCGCGGCAGGACGCCCTGCCAAGATCGTGGTCGAGGACCTGTACAAGATCTTCGGTCGCGACGCCCTGGCGGTGCTCGACACGGTCCGTGCCGGGGCGAGCAAGGACGAGGTCCTGCGCCGGACCAAGCACACGGTCGGCCTCAACGGGGTCTCGCTGACCGTGCACGAGGGCGAGACGTTCGTCGTGATGGGCCTGTCTGGCAGCGGGAAGTCCACCCTCGTCCGCTGCCTCAACCGACTGATCGAGCCCACCTCAGGTCGGATCCTGATCGACGGCGAGGACATCACCGGCCTGTCCCGGCGCGAGATGGAGCGCGTGCGCCGGGAGAAGATGGGCATGGTGTTCCAGCACTTCGCCCTGTTCCCGCACCGCAACGTCATCGACAACGTGGCGTACGGGCTCAAGGTCCAGGGGCTGGACAGGGACGAGCGGCACGGGAGGGCGAGGCGCTGGATCGCGGCGGTCGGCCTGTCCGGGTACGAGCAGGCGCGACCAGCGGCGCTGTCGGGCGGCATGCAGCAGAGGGTGGGCCTCGCCAGGGCGCTCGCGACCGATCCGGAGATCCTCCTCATGGACGAGGCGTTCAGCGCGTTGGACCCGCTCATCCGTCGGGAGATGCAGGACCTGTTGATCCGGCTCCAACGCCGGCTCAGCAAGACGATCGTCTTCATCACGCACGACCTCGACGAGGCGCTGCGGCTCGGGGACCGGGTCGCCATCCTCAAGGACGGCGAGGTCGTGCAGGTGGGCACGCCGGTCGAGATACTCACCCGCCCCGCCGACGACTACGTGAGGACGTTCGTGCAGCACGTCGACCGCGGGCGGGTCCTCACCGCCGCGGCGGCGATGGACCCGGTCGAACCGGTGACGCTGGACACGCGCCCGGGTCAGCTGCTCGAGACGTTGCGGGCGCGGCGGTGGGACCACGTCTTCGTGGTAGGCGACGACGGCCGGTACAGGGGCGTCGCCACCCGCGACGCCGTGGCCAGGGGGGAGCGGGTCGGCAGCCCGGACCTGCGGCTCGTGCTCTCGGAGGAGGCTCCCACGGTGCCCGAGGACACCCCGCTCAGCGAACTCCTGGCCCTGAGCGCCGACAGCCGGCTCCCCATCGCCGTGCTCGACGACGACAAGCGGCTTGTCGGCGTCCTCTCGCACAGCGCGCTCCTGAGCGCGCTGGCCGGCGACGACGCGCCGCTCATCGAGGACCCCTCGGGAACGACGGTCGACCCGGACGAGCGCACCGCCCCCTCGCCCGAGCGCGCCGGTGCCGGCTGA